In Camarhynchus parvulus chromosome 28, STF_HiC, whole genome shotgun sequence, the following proteins share a genomic window:
- the HMG20B gene encoding LOW QUALITY PROTEIN: SWI/SNF-related matrix-associated actin-dependent regulator of chromatin subfamily E member 1-related (The sequence of the model RefSeq protein was modified relative to this genomic sequence to represent the inferred CDS: deleted 1 base in 1 codon), giving the protein MAHSTKQPPAALLHATGKAQHGNFLVAIKQEKGESARVGGEKPEEEPVKKRGWPKGKKRKKILPNGPKAPVTGYMRFLNERREQIRTQHPDLPFPEITKMLGAEWSKLQLSEKQRYLDEAEREKQQYMKELREYQQSEAYKMCTEKIQEKKIKKEDVGTVGVNTLLNGHPHKAGECSDTFSTFDVPIFTEEFLDQNKAREAELRRLRKMNTEFEEQNAILQKHTESMNCAKEKLEQELVQEERQTLALQQQLQSVRQALTASFASLPIPGTGETPTLSTLDFYMAKLHSAIESNPLQHEPLVLRVKEILSRIASEHL; this is encoded by the exons ATGGCCCACAGCACCAAGCAGCCGCCTGCCGCCCTGCT ACACGCCACGGGCAAGGCTCAGCATGGGAACTTCCTGGTGGCCATCAAACAGGAGAAGGGAGAATCA GCGCGGGTGGGCGGCGAGAAGCCGGAGGAGGAG CCGGTGAAGAAGAGGGGCTGGCCCAAGGgcaagaagaggaagaagatcCTTCCCAATGGCCCCAAAGCCCCCGTGACGGGCTACATGCGCTTCCTGAACGAGCGGCGCGAGCAGATCCGCACGCAGCATCCCGACCTGCCCTTCCCAGAGATCACAAAgatgctgggagcagagtggaGCAAACTGCAGCTCTCAGAGAAGCAG CGGTACCTGGACGAGGCAGAGCGGGAGAAGCAGCAGTACATGAAGGAGCTGCGGGAGTACCAGCAGTCAGAGGCCTACAAAATGTGCACAGAGAAGATCCAGGAGAAAAAGATCAAAAAAG AGGACGTGGGCACGGTGGGTGTGAACACCCTACTCAACGGGCACCCACACAAG GCTGGTGAGTGCAGCGACACCTTCTCCACCTTCGATGTGCCCATCTTCACCGAGGAGTTCTTGGACCAAAACAAGG CCCGGGAGGCCGAGCTGCGGCGCCTGCGCAAGATGAACACGGAGTTTGAGGAGCAGAATGCCATCCTGCAAAAGCACACGGAGAGCATGAACTGCGCCAAGGagaagctggagcaggagctggtgcaggaggagaggcagaccctggccctgcagcagcagctccagtccGTGCGGCAGGCCCTCACTGCCAGCTTCgcctccctccccatccccg GCACTGGGGAGACCCCCACGCTGAGCACCCTGGACTTCTACATGGCCAAACTGCATAGTGCCATCGAGAGCAACCCCCTGCAGCACGAGCCGCTGGTGCTGCGTGTCAAGGAGATCCTGTCCCGGATTGCCAg TGAACACTTGTGA
- the GIPC3 gene encoding PDZ domain-containing protein GIPC3 has translation MQRAGRHGRQPPEGGPMENGVGQEPGTPEPAGPAAPRAPRARPRLVFHTQLAHGSPTGRIEGFTNVKELYAKIAEVFDISPTEILFCTLNTHKVDMQKLLGGQIGLEDFIFAHVRGETKEVEVTKTEDALGLTITDNGAGYAFIKRIKEGSIINRLQTVCVGDSIEAINDHTIVGCRHYEVARMLRELPRAQPFTLRLVQPKKAFDMIGQRTRTGKSPGEGRVASGKETLRLRTQGPAVLEEGPSPSEEEAARRVDDLLESYMGIRDSDLASTMVEAAKGSPSAAQLAQGLDSVLGEFAFPQEFVAEVWAAVCHPKGDKE, from the exons ATGCAACGGGCGGGCAGGCACGGCCGGCAGCCCCCCGAGGGCGGCCCCATGGAGAACGGCGTGGGGCAGGAGCCGGGGACCCCCGAGCCGGCCGggcccgcagccccccgggcTCCCCGCGCCCGGCCCAGGCTGGTGTTCCACACGCAGCTGGCCCACGGCAGCCCCACGGGCCGCATCGAGGGCTTCACCAACGTCAAGGAGCTCTACGCCAAAATCGCCGAGGTCTTCGACATCTCGCCCACCGAG ATCCTCTTCTGCACGCTCAACACGCACAAAGTGGACATGCAGAAGCTGCTGGGGGGGCAGATTGGTCTGGAGGATTTCATCTTTGCCCACGTCCGGGGTGAGACCAAGGAGGTGGAGGTGACCAAGACAGAGGACGCGCTTGGGCTCACCATCACAGACAACGGGGCCGGCTACGCCTTCATCAAG AGGATCAAGGAGGGGAGCATCATCAACCGACTGCAGACAGTGTGTGTGGGGGACAGCATCGAGGCCATCAACGACCACACCATCGTGGGCTGCCGGCACTACGAGGTGGCCCGGATGCTGCGGGAGCTGCCGCGGGCTCAGCCCTTCACCCTCCGCCTGGTCCAGCCGAAAAAGGCCTTCG ACATGATCGGGCAGCGGACACGGACAGGCAAATCCCCAGGCGAAGGCAGAGTGGCCAGCGGGAAGGAAACGCTGCGGCTGCGGACACAGGGCCCGGCCGTGCTGGAGGAGGGG cccagcccctccgAGGAGGAAGCCGCCCGGCGGGTGGATGATCTTCTGGAGAGTTACATGGGCATCCGCGACAGCGACCTGG CCTCGACGATGGTGGAGGCAGCCAAGGGCAGCCCCAGCGCGGCCCAGCTTGCCCAGGGGCTGGACTCGGTGCTGGGCGAGTTCGCCTTCCCCCAGGAGTTCGTGGCCGAGGTGTGGGCAGCTGTCTGCCACCCCAAGGGGGATAAGGAGTAG
- the TBXA2R gene encoding thromboxane A2 receptor: MEPPNSSTAGQAASCFGVFNASDGRASAQNSIASPWFSTAFGLIGLCSNLFALCVLVSSSRKLSSQARSSFLIFLCGLVVTDFMGLLVTASVIIPYHFTKFSWAKVDPGCHLCNFLGFSMVFFGQCPLLLGATMAGERFVGINRPFSRSTSLSKRRAWAIVGLVWGFSCLLGLLPLFGLGRYTLQFPGSWCFLTLLPDTGDVVFCLLFALLGILSVLLSFVLNTVSVVTLCRVYHDRESVQRRRDSEVEMMVQLVGIMIIATICWMPLLIFIVQMVLQPLPGQAQVLPTDTQEMLLIYIRMVTWNQILDPWVYILFRRAVLQRVYPRLPPRPSLASLSPSLPRKLTASSVLQ; encoded by the exons ATGGAGCCCCCCAACAGCAGCACGGCCGGGCAGGCAGCCTCGTGCTTCGGGGTGTTCAATGCCAGCGATGGCCGTGCCAGCGCACAGAACAGCATCGCCTCTCCCTGGTTCTCCACAGCCTTCGGCCTCATCGGCCTCTGCTCCAACCTCTTTGCCCTCTGCGTCCTGGTCAGCTCCTCCCGCAAGCTCTCCAGCCAGGCCCGCTCCtccttcctcatcttcctctgtGGGCTGGTGGTCACAGACTTCATGGGGTTGCTGGTGACAGCCTCAGTCATCATCCCCTACCACTTCACCAAGTTCTCCTGGGCCAAGGTCGACCCTGGCTGCCACCTCTGCAACTTCCTCGGCTTCTCCATGGTCTTCTTCGGGCAGTGCCCACTGCTTCTGGGGGCCACCATGGCCGGGGAGCGCTTCGTGGGCATCAACCGCCCCTTCTCCCGCTCCACCAGCCTCTCCAAGCGCCGCGCCTGGGCCATCGTGGGGCTGGTGTGGGGCTTCTCCTGCTTGCTGGGACTGCTGCCGCTCTTCGGGCTGGGGCGCTACACGCTGCAGTTCCCCGGCTCCTGGTGCTTCCTCACCCTCCTGCCCGACACTGGCGATGTCGTCTTCTGCCTGCTCTTTGCACTGCTGGGCATCCTCTCCGTGCTGCTCTCCTTCGTCCTCAACACCGTCAGCGTGGTCACGCTCTGCCGCGTCTACCACGACCGTGAGTCGGTGCAGCGGCGCCGTGACAGCGAGGTGGAGATGATGGTGCAGCTCGTGGGCATCATGATCATCGCCACCATCTGCTGGATGCCCCTCCTG ATCTTCATTGTGCAGAtggtcctgcagcccctgcctggccagGCCCAGGTGCTGCCCACGGACAcgcaggagatgctgctgatCTACATCCGCATGGTCACCTGGAACCAGATCCTGGACCCCTGGGTGTACATCCTGTTCCGCCGGGCCGTGCTGCAGCGTGTGTACCCCCGGCTGCCCCCCCGGCCCTCCCTcgcctccctcagcccctccctgccccgcaAGCTCACCGCCAGCTCCGTGCTGCAGTAG
- the CACTIN gene encoding cactin, translating into MGSGSRSPGRGGRSERDRDRDREREKERDRGRSRSGSHGRRYRSRSKSRSRSRSRGRRREPSSGSESGDERQKWKKKKRSRSRDRHRKDRRKQRSRSRSRSRGCSSGSSPERGRDRAARSRERRRRRDGSKSSVSSVSSPSPARPRGREEPGQQLSLQERLRLREEKKKQAALMKALETPEEKRARRLAKKEAKERKKREKMGWGEEYMGYTNTDNPFGDNNLLGTFIWSKALEKKGISHLDEKDLKERNKRIQEDNRLELQKVKQLRLEREREKAMREQELEMLQREKEAEHFKTWEEQEDNFHLQQAKLRSKIRIRDGRAKPIDLLAKYISAEDDDLAVEMHEPYTFLNGLTVSDMEDLVEDIQVYMELEQGKNVDFWRDMTIITEDEIAKLRKLEASGKGGPGERRDGVNASVSSDVQSVFKGKTYNQLQALYQGIESKIRAGGPNLDIGYWESLLQQLKAYMARARLRERHQDVLRQKLYKLKQEQGVESEPLFPIIKREPASPSDRLDPEESLEAQPGPSSEAEAEQDTEAKGEAEGEAVLMEEDLIQQSLDDYDAGKYSPRLLGPNELPFDAHVLEAEEDTHRLLLLRQQLQVTGDASESTDDIFFRKAKEGMGADEAQFSVEMPLTGKAYLWADKYRPRKPRFFNRVHTGFEWNKYNQTHYDFDNPPPKIVQGYKFNIFYPDLIDKRSTPEYFLEACQDNKDFAILRFHAGPPYEDIAFKIVNREWEYSHRHGFRCQFANGIFQLWFHFKRYRYRR; encoded by the exons ATGGGCTCCGGGTCGCGCAgcccgggccggggcggccgcTCGgagcgggaccgggaccgggaccgggagcgGGAAAAGGAACGGGACCG TGGGCGCTCGCGGTCCGGGAGCCACGGGCGGCGATACCGCAGCCGGAGCAAgagccggagccggagccggagccggggcCGACGCCGGGAGCCGAGCTCGGG CTCGGAGTCCGGCGATGAgagacagaaatggaaaaagaagaaaaggagccGCAGCCGGGATCGGCACCGTAAGGACCGGAGGAAGCAGCGCTCACGGTCCCGCTCACGGtcccggggctgctcctccGGCTCCAGCCCCGAGCGCGGGCGGGACAGGGCGGCGCGGAGCCGGGAGCGGCGCCGCAGGAGAGATGGATCCAAGTCCTCCGTGTCCTCCGtcagctccccctccccagcgcggccccgcggccgggaggagccggggcagcagctgagcctgcaggagcggctgaggctgagggaggagaagaagaaacagGCGGCTCTGATGAAGGCCCTGGAGACACCCGAGGAGAAGCGGGCACGGAGGTTGGCCAAGAAGGAGGCCAAGGAGAGAAAGAAGCGGGAGAAGATGGGCTGGGGCGAGGAGTACATGGGCTACACCAACACCGACAATCCCTTTGGGGACAACAACCTGCTGGGCACATTCATCTGGAGCAag GcactggaaaagaaagggatCAGCCATCTGGACGAGAAGGACCTGAAGGAGAGGAACAAGCGAATCCAGGAGGACAATcgcctggagctgcagaag GTGAAGCAGCTGCGCCTGGAGCGGGAGCGGGAAAAAGCCATgcgggagcaggagctggagatgctgcagcgGGAGAAGGAGGCGGAGCACTTCAAaacctgggaagagcaggaggacaACTTCCACCTGCAGCAGGCCAAGCTGCG GTCTAAGATCCGGATTCGGGATGGGAGGGCAAAGCCCATCGATCTTCTGGCCAAGTACATCAGCGCAGAGGACGATGACCTGGCTGTGGAGATGCATGAGCCCTACACCTTCCTCAACGGCTTGACTGTCTCTGACATGGAGGACCTGGTGGAGGACATCCag GTGTACATGGAGCTGGAGCAAGGAAAGAACGTGGACTTCTGGAGGGACATGACCATCATCACAGAGGATGAGATAGCCAAGCTCCGCAAGCTGGAGGCCTCTGGGAAAGGAGGACCAG GGGAGCGTCGGGATGGTGTCAACGCCTCGGTCAGCTCAGATGTGCAGTCTGTGTTCAAGGGGAAGACGTACAACCAGCTGCAAGCTCTGTACCAGGGCATCGAGAGCAAGATCCGGGCAGGAGGGCCCAACCTGGACATCGGGTACTGGGagagcctcctgcagcagctgaaggcttACATGGCTCGGGCCAG gtTGCGGGAGCGGCACCAGGACGTGCTGCGTCAGAAGCTGTACAAGCtgaagcaggagcagggtgtggAGAGTGAACCGCTCTTCCCCATCATCAAGCGGGAGCCGGCTTCCCCCAGTGACAG GCTGGATCCCGAGGAGAGCCttgaggcacagccagggccatcctcagaggcagaggcagagcaggacacagaggcCAAGGGAGAGGCGGAGGGGGAGGCCGTGCTGATGGAGGAGGATCTgatccagcagagcctggatgaTTACGACGCGGGCAAGTACAGCCCCCGGCTGCTGGGCCCCAACGAGCTGCCCTTCGACGCCCACGTGCTGGAGGCCGAGGAGGACACGCACCGGCTGCTGCTCCTgcgccagcagctccaggtgacag GTGACGCTTCCGAGAGCACCGACGACATCTTCTTCCGCAAGGCCAAGGAGGGCATGGGCGCGGACGAGGCGCAGTTCAGCGTGGAGATGCCGCTCACGGGCAAGGCCTACCTGTGGGCCGACAAGTACCGGCCCCGCAAGCCCCGCTTCTTCAACCGTGTGCACACGGGATTCGAGTGGAACAAGTACAACCAGACCCACTACGACTTCGACAACCCCCCCCCCAAGATCGTGCAGGGCTATAAATTCAACATTTTCTACCCCGACCTCATTGACAAGCGCTCGACACCCGAGTACTTCCTGGAGGCCTGCCAGGACAACAAGGACTTCGCCATCCTGCGCTTCCATGCGGGGCCGCCCTACGAGGACATCGCCTTCAAGATCGTCAACAGGGAGTGGGAGTATTCCCACCGCCACGGCTTCCGCTGCCAGTTTGCCAACGGCATCTTCCAGCTCTGGTTCCACTTCAAGCGGTACCGGTACCGCCGCTGA